A section of the Triticum dicoccoides isolate Atlit2015 ecotype Zavitan chromosome 7A, WEW_v2.0, whole genome shotgun sequence genome encodes:
- the LOC119330154 gene encoding histone H3.3 — MARTKQTARKSTGGKAPRKQLATKAARKSAPTTGGVKKPHRYRPGTVALREIRKYQKSTELLIRKLPFQRLVREIAQDFKTDLRFQSHAVLALQEAAEAYLVGLFEDTNLCAIHAKRVTIMPKDIQLARRIRGERA; from the coding sequence ATGGCGCGTACGAAGCAGACGGCCCGGAAGTCGACCGGCGGCAAGGCGCCCCGCAAGCAGCTGGCCACCAAGGCGGCGAGGAAGTCGGCGCCGACCACGGGCGGCGTGAAGAAGCCCCACCGCTACAGGCCCGGGACCGTGGCGCTGCGTGAGATCCGCAAGTACCAGAAGAGCACGGAGCTGCTCATCCGCAAGCTGCCGTTCCAGCGCCTGGTGCGGGAGATCGCCCAGGACTTCAAGACGGACCTCCGGTTCCAGAGCCACGCCGTGCTGGCGCTCCAGGAGGCCGCCGAGGCGTACCTCGTCGGGCTCTTCGAGGACACCAACCTCTGCGCCATCCACGCCAAGCGCGTCACcatcatgcccaaggacatccagCTCGCCCGCCGCATCCGCGGGGAGCGCGCATAG